Proteins encoded by one window of Acetonema longum DSM 6540:
- the gcvH gene encoding glycine cleavage system protein GcvH, whose product MNFPKELKYSKEHEWIKVEGKRATIGITDFAQSQLGDVVFVELPNTGRTVKAGETFSVVESVKAVSDIYAPVSGTVVAVNEKLNDTPEAVNLSPYEDAWIAVIEMSDPGELEGLLDSGAYEQFTAEGGH is encoded by the coding sequence ATGAATTTTCCCAAGGAGCTGAAATATTCCAAAGAGCACGAGTGGATCAAAGTAGAGGGCAAGCGGGCCACAATCGGCATTACCGATTTCGCCCAGAGTCAGCTGGGGGATGTGGTGTTTGTGGAGCTGCCGAACACGGGGAGAACAGTAAAGGCCGGTGAGACGTTCTCGGTGGTGGAATCGGTCAAGGCTGTGTCGGATATTTATGCGCCGGTTTCCGGCACGGTGGTGGCGGTGAATGAGAAATTGAACGACACGCCGGAAGCCGTCAATCTTTCCCCCTATGAAGACGCCTGGATCGCCGTGATTGAAATGTCTGACCCGGGAGAACTGGAGGGACTGCTGGACAGCGGCGCTTATGAGCAATTCACCGCCGAAGGAGGGCACTGA
- the gcvPA gene encoding aminomethyl-transferring glycine dehydrogenase subunit GcvPA has translation MIRSYLPHTEADRQAMLGVIGVHSAQELFADIPPNLRLARSLDLPAAMAEPELARHLQDMAKSNASLEDYACFLGAGSYDHYIPSVVDHVIRRSEFYTAYTQYQPEIAQGYLQALWEYQSMICEITGMEAANASMYDGGTALAEAAMAACGAVGRNEVIVAGTVHPHYRTLLGTYSIDKGYQIKEAAWAEGVTDLPKLEQQVSSATAAVLIQMPNFFGCLEDVKAIADIAHAKGALLVAAVNPISLGVLEAPGLLGADLVAGEGQPLGLSTSFGGPYLGFFAASEKLLRKMPGRIVGQTTDHEGTRGFVLTLQAREQHIRREKAVSNICSNEALCALTAAVYLSSVGKGGFRQIAELCLNKAHYAYSRLTALKGWRTEFFSPFFHEFVLHCDQPVAEINRALLAKKIIGGLDLEHYYPELAGCMLIAVTEKRTRADIDRLAAALEAMV, from the coding sequence ATGATCAGGAGCTATCTGCCCCACACTGAAGCTGACCGGCAGGCCATGCTGGGTGTGATCGGCGTGCACTCGGCCCAGGAACTTTTTGCCGACATACCGCCCAATTTGAGATTGGCCCGGTCCCTGGACCTGCCGGCGGCCATGGCTGAGCCGGAACTGGCCCGGCATCTGCAGGATATGGCAAAGAGCAACGCCAGCCTGGAGGATTATGCCTGCTTTCTCGGGGCCGGCTCTTATGACCACTATATTCCCAGCGTTGTGGACCATGTGATCCGCCGTTCGGAATTCTACACCGCCTATACACAGTATCAGCCGGAAATCGCCCAGGGGTATCTCCAGGCTTTATGGGAATACCAGAGCATGATCTGCGAAATTACCGGCATGGAAGCAGCCAACGCCTCCATGTATGACGGCGGCACGGCTCTGGCCGAAGCGGCCATGGCAGCCTGCGGCGCTGTCGGCCGGAATGAGGTGATCGTGGCCGGGACGGTGCATCCTCACTACCGCACCTTGCTGGGGACTTATAGCATTGACAAAGGGTATCAGATCAAAGAGGCCGCCTGGGCTGAAGGGGTTACGGATCTGCCCAAGCTGGAACAGCAGGTCAGCTCCGCCACGGCGGCGGTCCTGATCCAGATGCCCAACTTTTTCGGCTGCCTGGAGGATGTGAAGGCCATTGCCGATATAGCCCACGCCAAAGGGGCTCTATTGGTAGCGGCAGTGAATCCTATATCTCTGGGGGTACTGGAAGCTCCCGGCTTGTTAGGCGCGGACCTGGTGGCAGGAGAAGGCCAGCCTTTGGGCCTGTCAACTTCTTTCGGCGGTCCGTATCTGGGTTTTTTCGCCGCCAGTGAAAAACTGCTGCGGAAAATGCCCGGCCGCATTGTAGGTCAAACCACTGATCATGAAGGGACCCGCGGCTTCGTGCTGACCCTCCAGGCCAGAGAGCAGCATATCCGCCGGGAAAAGGCCGTTTCAAACATTTGCTCCAATGAGGCTCTCTGTGCTCTGACCGCCGCAGTATACCTGAGTTCTGTCGGCAAAGGGGGGTTCCGGCAGATCGCTGAACTCTGCCTGAATAAGGCGCATTACGCCTACAGCCGGCTGACTGCTCTCAAAGGATGGCGCACGGAGTTTTTCTCTCCCTTTTTCCATGAATTCGTGCTTCATTGTGATCAGCCTGTGGCTGAGATCAACCGGGCCCTGCTGGCGAAAAAGATCATCGGCGGCCTGGATCTGGAGCATTATTATCCGGAATTGGCCGGATGCATGCTGATTGCGGTGACGGAAAAAAGGACCAGGGCGGACATTGACCGCCTGGCGGCTGCACTGGAGGCGATGGTATGA
- the gcvPB gene encoding aminomethyl-transferring glycine dehydrogenase subunit GcvPB: MRTSQTLIFELGAPGRQALDLPASDVPAASPAALPAKYRRKTPAVLPEVSQPELIRHYTALSRRNFGVDSGFYPLGSCTMKYNPKINEDACRYSGFSQLHPLQDEAGAQGALRLLYEMQQDLAEIAGMDAVTMQPAAGAHGELTGLKLIRAYHRHRGEQRTKVIVPDSAHGTNPATATVCGLETVEIKSHADGSVDLDALQAAVGPDTAALMLTNPSTLGLFESNIGEIARIVHAAGGLLYYDGANANAIMGLSRPGDMGFDVVHFNLHKTFATPHGGGGPGSGPVGVKKDLAPFLPAPLVGLADGRYYWDQDRPLSIGRVHSFHGNFGVIVRAYAYIRAMGPDGLRQASEDAVLNANYCLSRLKQGFDAPFSRYCMHECVLTSKKQKPYGVKTLDIAKRLLDYGYHPPTIYFPLIVEEALMIEPTETESKETLDGFIKAMLQIAGEAASDPGTVQGAPYSTVVGRLDEAAAARKPVIRWKP; this comes from the coding sequence ATGAGAACGAGCCAGACTTTGATTTTTGAACTGGGCGCGCCCGGCCGGCAAGCCCTGGATTTGCCGGCCTCTGATGTGCCGGCGGCAAGCCCGGCGGCTTTACCGGCAAAATACCGGCGCAAAACCCCGGCAGTCTTGCCGGAAGTCAGCCAGCCGGAACTGATCCGGCATTATACTGCTTTGTCCCGGCGCAATTTTGGCGTGGATTCCGGCTTTTATCCGCTGGGCTCCTGCACCATGAAATACAATCCCAAAATCAACGAGGACGCCTGCCGCTATTCCGGCTTTTCCCAGCTGCATCCCCTGCAGGATGAGGCTGGGGCCCAGGGGGCGCTGCGGCTCTTATACGAGATGCAGCAGGATCTGGCGGAAATCGCCGGCATGGATGCCGTAACGATGCAGCCGGCAGCCGGTGCTCACGGAGAATTAACCGGCTTGAAGCTCATCCGGGCCTATCACCGCCATCGGGGCGAACAACGGACCAAGGTGATCGTGCCGGATTCGGCTCACGGCACCAACCCGGCCACAGCCACAGTCTGCGGCCTGGAGACGGTGGAGATCAAGTCTCATGCCGACGGCTCAGTGGATTTAGACGCCCTGCAGGCTGCCGTGGGACCGGATACAGCGGCTCTGATGCTGACCAACCCCAGTACCTTAGGGTTGTTTGAAAGCAATATCGGCGAGATCGCCCGCATTGTCCACGCTGCCGGCGGCCTGCTCTATTACGACGGGGCCAACGCCAACGCCATTATGGGCCTTTCCCGGCCGGGAGACATGGGATTTGACGTGGTGCACTTCAATCTGCACAAGACCTTCGCCACCCCTCACGGCGGCGGCGGTCCGGGCTCCGGTCCGGTAGGGGTCAAAAAGGATTTGGCGCCTTTTTTGCCGGCGCCATTGGTTGGCTTAGCCGACGGCAGATATTACTGGGATCAGGACCGTCCTTTGTCCATCGGCAGGGTCCACTCCTTTCATGGCAACTTCGGAGTCATTGTCCGGGCTTACGCCTACATACGGGCCATGGGGCCGGACGGGCTGCGCCAGGCCAGTGAGGACGCCGTATTAAATGCAAATTATTGTCTTAGCCGCCTGAAGCAGGGATTTGACGCTCCTTTCTCCCGTTACTGCATGCATGAGTGCGTGCTGACCTCGAAGAAGCAGAAACCTTACGGCGTTAAGACGCTGGATATAGCCAAACGGCTGCTGGATTATGGCTATCATCCCCCTACCATTTATTTCCCGCTGATTGTCGAAGAAGCCCTGATGATCGAACCCACCGAGACCGAGAGCAAGGAAACCCTGGACGGATTTATTAAGGCCATGCTGCAGATCGCCGGAGAAGCGGCTTCTGATCCGGGAACGGTACAAGGCGCGCCCTACAGCACGGTTGTAGGCCGCCTGGATGAAGCTGCGGCCGCCAGAAAGCCGGTTATTCGATGGAAACCCTAG